Proteins from a genomic interval of Stenotrophomonas sp. 24(2023):
- a CDS encoding CsgG/HfaB family protein, whose product MGGAALATAIVAMMAVPPAMAQRQSAQEIRKQQVAEIPTCAKPLGTISVIEPEDGTNWWTGQQLPAPSKLIKVFINKSRCFTLVDRGVGMAAARGERDLAADGELRRGANIGKGQIKAADYVMVPDLIGANNNAGGNAISGLIGGLMGGDAGRLVGGLNFKKKTADVVLTVTDVRSSEQVAMAEGNAKKTDLGWGASGSLFTGSNWGGAGASGYANTEIGQVITLAYLQAYSNIIAQLGALPADASAANVSQALRVTKPARLLGNAKGTGAAVRSLDPGMLLYPTGSKEGMMWEVEDELGNKGWVNSTNTELAK is encoded by the coding sequence ATGGGGGGCGCGGCGCTGGCAACGGCGATCGTGGCGATGATGGCTGTCCCGCCGGCAATGGCGCAGCGGCAGAGCGCACAGGAAATACGCAAGCAGCAGGTGGCGGAAATTCCAACCTGCGCCAAGCCGCTGGGCACCATCTCGGTGATCGAGCCGGAGGACGGCACCAACTGGTGGACCGGCCAGCAGCTGCCGGCACCGTCCAAGCTGATCAAGGTGTTCATCAACAAATCGCGCTGCTTCACGCTGGTCGACCGTGGCGTGGGCATGGCGGCCGCGCGTGGCGAACGCGATCTGGCCGCCGACGGCGAACTGCGCCGTGGCGCGAACATCGGCAAGGGCCAGATCAAGGCGGCCGACTACGTGATGGTTCCCGATCTGATCGGTGCCAACAACAATGCCGGTGGCAATGCCATCAGCGGCCTGATCGGTGGCCTGATGGGGGGCGATGCCGGCCGTCTGGTCGGTGGCCTGAACTTCAAGAAGAAGACCGCCGACGTGGTGCTGACCGTCACCGATGTGCGCTCGTCCGAGCAGGTCGCCATGGCCGAAGGCAACGCCAAGAAGACCGACCTGGGCTGGGGCGCCAGCGGCAGCCTGTTCACCGGCAGCAACTGGGGCGGTGCCGGTGCCAGTGGCTATGCCAACACCGAAATCGGCCAGGTCATCACCCTGGCCTACCTGCAGGCGTACAGCAACATCATTGCCCAGCTGGGCGCACTGCCGGCCGATGCGTCGGCGGCCAACGTCAGCCAGGCGCTGCGCGTGACCAAGCCGGCGCGCCTGCTGGGCAACGCCAAGGGCACCGGTGCGGCCGTGCGCAGCCTCGACCCGGGCATGCTGCTGTACCCGACCGGCAGCAAGGAAGGGATGATGTGGGAAGTGGAAGACGAGCTGGGCAACAAGGGCTGGGTCAATTCGACCAACACCGAGCTGGCCAAGTAA
- a CDS encoding gluconate:H+ symporter → MTPHDTFLLVTALASVLFLVFLIVSRLHVHPLLALLVTSIGVGLVTGMPGAALLGSITAGAGKTLGAIGLVVALGAMLGKILASTGVTEGVADIVLRRTSERALPWAMAGLAFVIGIPMFFEVGMVVLLPLIFAVAKRLQQTSTRPGSAYVYAGVPVIAALAAMHGMVPPHPGPLTAIATLQTSVGPTLVYGFIAAVPAIVLAGPVYASFIARRLQVRPDAALIEQFTPTRHADDAPAARPGLALGIFASLLPALLMLSHALGELVVPASSALAPLLAFFGHPIMAMLVGVLFAMATLARHRDRAHLRDELSASLKPIAGVLLIIAGGGAFQQVLTDAKVGDAIVSLSHQFALSPLLLGWVISMLLSVSTGSATVGIVGAAGLLAPLAARGADINAPLLALSIGCGSLFFNYANHAGFWLVKESFGMSMSEATWTNAITQSIVSLVGLGMVLLMNLFPALG, encoded by the coding sequence CACCCGCTGCTGGCGCTGCTGGTCACCTCGATCGGGGTCGGCCTGGTCACCGGCATGCCCGGTGCCGCGCTGCTGGGTTCGATTACGGCCGGCGCGGGCAAGACCCTGGGCGCCATCGGCCTGGTGGTCGCGCTGGGCGCGATGCTTGGCAAGATCCTCGCCAGCACCGGGGTGACCGAAGGCGTGGCGGACATCGTGCTGCGCCGGACCTCCGAACGCGCGCTGCCGTGGGCAATGGCCGGCCTGGCCTTCGTCATCGGCATTCCGATGTTCTTCGAAGTCGGCATGGTGGTGCTGCTGCCGCTGATCTTCGCCGTGGCCAAGCGCCTGCAGCAGACGTCTACCCGGCCCGGCTCGGCCTATGTCTATGCCGGCGTGCCGGTGATCGCCGCACTGGCGGCGATGCACGGCATGGTGCCGCCGCATCCGGGCCCGTTGACCGCGATCGCCACGCTGCAGACCAGCGTCGGCCCGACGCTGGTCTATGGCTTCATCGCTGCCGTGCCGGCCATCGTGCTGGCCGGGCCGGTGTATGCCAGCTTCATCGCGCGGCGCCTGCAGGTACGGCCGGACGCAGCCCTGATCGAGCAGTTCACCCCGACGCGCCACGCGGACGATGCGCCCGCGGCGCGTCCCGGCCTGGCGCTGGGCATCTTCGCCTCGCTGCTGCCGGCGCTGTTGATGCTGTCGCATGCGCTGGGCGAGCTGGTGGTACCGGCCAGCTCAGCGCTTGCACCGCTGCTGGCGTTCTTTGGCCATCCCATCATGGCGATGCTGGTCGGCGTGCTGTTCGCCATGGCCACGCTGGCCCGGCACCGCGACCGTGCGCACCTGCGCGATGAACTCAGTGCCAGCCTGAAGCCGATCGCCGGCGTGCTGCTGATCATCGCCGGCGGCGGCGCTTTCCAGCAGGTACTGACCGACGCGAAGGTCGGTGATGCCATCGTCAGCCTCAGCCACCAGTTCGCGCTGTCGCCGCTGCTGCTGGGCTGGGTGATCTCGATGCTGCTCTCGGTATCGACCGGGTCGGCCACGGTCGGCATCGTCGGCGCCGCCGGCCTGCTGGCGCCGCTGGCCGCCAGGGGTGCCGACATCAATGCGCCACTGCTGGCGCTGTCGATCGGCTGCGGCTCGCTGTTCTTCAACTATGCCAACCACGCCGGCTTCTGGCTGGTGAAGGAATCCTTCGGCATGTCGATGTCCGAAGCCACCTGGACCAATGCGATCACCCAGTCGATCGTGTCGCTGGTGGGGCTGGGCATGGTGCTGCTGATGAACCTGTTCCCGGCGCTGGGCTGA
- a CDS encoding HlyD family efflux transporter periplasmic adaptor subunit: MQQQPARMQRGLRLLGLGLSAALLLAACSDDTPVRAPAEQKEATGRVAVARGIVDVDGGLIAMALPLDGVIASAPVKDGDKVRKGQVLLAQDDALVQQEIAVATADVQVADERLKAARAQLQDLQRNAARLATGASEGVSSRQQAEAATLQLADKQAEAGIAEAQRDMARHKLDTARLRLRQLSLVAPEAGTVVGQVPAAGSYGQAGKPVLSLLPARPLQVRAELSAAYVDAVKPGMSAVVIPDRDGPDSDGPMPRAKVVRISPVYAQGRLPADAGRGAPRVVDCILQFEGEAPVRFGQHVRVEFHR; encoded by the coding sequence ATGCAGCAACAGCCTGCCCGGATGCAGCGCGGACTTCGTCTTCTCGGCCTCGGGCTGTCGGCAGCACTGCTGCTGGCGGCCTGTTCGGATGACACGCCGGTGCGCGCGCCGGCCGAGCAGAAGGAGGCCACCGGCCGGGTCGCCGTTGCGCGGGGCATCGTCGATGTGGATGGTGGCCTGATCGCCATGGCGTTGCCGCTGGATGGGGTCATCGCCAGCGCACCGGTGAAGGACGGCGACAAGGTGCGCAAGGGCCAGGTGCTGCTGGCGCAGGACGATGCATTGGTGCAGCAGGAGATCGCCGTGGCCACTGCCGATGTGCAGGTGGCCGATGAACGCCTCAAGGCTGCCCGCGCACAACTGCAGGACCTGCAGCGCAACGCCGCGCGGCTGGCCACGGGGGCAAGCGAAGGGGTGTCGTCCCGCCAGCAGGCTGAAGCGGCCACGCTGCAGCTGGCCGACAAACAGGCCGAGGCCGGTATCGCCGAAGCGCAGCGGGACATGGCCCGGCACAAGCTGGATACCGCGCGCCTGCGCCTGCGCCAGTTGTCACTGGTGGCCCCCGAGGCGGGCACCGTTGTCGGCCAGGTGCCGGCGGCGGGAAGCTACGGTCAGGCCGGCAAGCCGGTGCTGTCACTGCTGCCGGCGCGCCCACTGCAGGTACGGGCCGAGCTCAGTGCGGCCTATGTCGATGCGGTGAAGCCGGGCATGTCGGCGGTGGTGATTCCTGATCGTGACGGTCCGGACAGTGATGGGCCGATGCCCAGGGCGAAGGTCGTACGCATCAGCCCGGTCTACGCACAGGGCCGCCTGCCTGCCGATGCCGGCCGCGGCGCGCCGCGTGTGGTGGACTGCATCCTGCAGTTCGAAGGGGAGGCGCCGGTGCGCTTCGGGCAGCACGTCCGCGTGGAATTCCATCGCTGA
- a CDS encoding nuclear transport factor 2 family protein encodes MSLDLPPALSRYFALANGDPGVRADDCFTADAIVHDERQDHQSTAAISTWIAKARAAYQHQVQPLSVDVKDGRHVVTSRVRGNFPGSPVVLTHAFVLADDRIVALEIV; translated from the coding sequence ATGTCCCTTGACCTTCCCCCGGCGCTGTCCCGCTATTTTGCGCTTGCCAACGGTGATCCCGGTGTCCGCGCCGACGACTGCTTCACGGCTGATGCGATCGTCCATGACGAGCGCCAGGACCATCAGAGCACCGCAGCGATCAGCACCTGGATCGCCAAGGCCCGCGCTGCCTACCAGCACCAGGTCCAGCCGCTGTCGGTGGACGTGAAGGATGGCCGTCATGTCGTCACCTCACGGGTACGCGGCAACTTCCCCGGCAGCCCGGTCGTGCTCACCCACGCCTTCGTGCTGGCCGATGACCGCATCGTCGCACTGGAGATCGTCTGA
- a CDS encoding SDR family oxidoreductase, protein MDQGMQLQGKRVLVTAGTKGLGKATVALFRAQGAQVMTVARNRPDDLPPSLFFAADLTTAQGCADVASEVTQRLGGVDVLVHVAGGSSAPAGGFAALDEAAWQRELDLNLLPAVRLDRALLPAMLAQGQGVIIHVTSIQRSLPLPASTTAYAAAKAALSTYSKSLSKEVSPKGIRVVRVAPGWIETEAAVALAERLASEAGTDYEGGKRLIMQALGGIPLGRPAKPQEVANLIGFLASPLAASITGVEYVVDGGTLPVA, encoded by the coding sequence ATGGACCAGGGCATGCAACTGCAGGGCAAGCGCGTGCTGGTCACCGCCGGCACCAAGGGCCTGGGCAAGGCCACCGTCGCCCTGTTCCGCGCGCAGGGCGCACAGGTGATGACCGTCGCGCGGAACCGGCCGGATGACCTGCCGCCATCGCTGTTCTTTGCCGCCGACCTCACCACCGCGCAGGGCTGCGCGGACGTGGCCAGCGAAGTGACGCAGCGGCTGGGCGGTGTGGATGTGCTGGTGCATGTGGCCGGCGGCTCTTCGGCACCGGCCGGTGGCTTCGCGGCACTGGACGAGGCGGCCTGGCAGCGCGAGCTGGATCTGAACCTGCTGCCTGCGGTGCGCCTGGACCGCGCGTTGCTGCCGGCGATGCTCGCGCAGGGGCAGGGCGTCATCATCCACGTCACCTCCATCCAGCGCAGCCTGCCGTTGCCGGCATCGACCACCGCCTATGCGGCGGCCAAGGCGGCGTTGTCCACCTACAGCAAGAGCCTGTCCAAGGAAGTCTCGCCCAAGGGCATCCGGGTGGTGCGGGTCGCCCCGGGCTGGATTGAAACCGAAGCGGCCGTGGCCCTGGCCGAGCGCCTGGCCAGCGAGGCCGGCACCGATTACGAAGGCGGCAAGCGGCTGATCATGCAGGCGCTGGGCGGCATTCCCCTGGGGCGCCCGGCGAAACCGCAGGAAGTGGCCAACCTGATCGGCTTCCTGGCCTCGCCGTTGGCGGCCTCGATCACCGGTGTCGAGTATGTGGTGGACGGTGGAACCCTTCCGGTGGCCTGA
- a CDS encoding winged helix-turn-helix transcriptional regulator — MRKAYTPDTAATDVAAALAHLEGRWKLRILFHLFDGKVQRYSDLERLIPDISQKMLAQQLRRLESDGIVQRTVYPEVPPRVDYRLTAWGQALCPALDALLLWREQRPGAQTP; from the coding sequence ATGAGAAAGGCCTATACCCCTGATACCGCCGCCACCGATGTGGCCGCTGCCCTGGCCCACCTGGAGGGACGCTGGAAACTGCGCATCCTGTTCCATCTGTTCGATGGCAAGGTGCAGCGCTATTCCGACCTGGAACGGCTGATTCCGGACATTTCGCAGAAAATGCTTGCCCAGCAGCTGCGCCGGCTGGAATCGGACGGGATCGTGCAGCGCACCGTCTACCCTGAAGTACCGCCACGGGTGGATTACCGGCTGACCGCGTGGGGCCAGGCGCTGTGCCCGGCACTGGATGCGCTGCTGCTCTGGCGGGAGCAGCGGCCGGGGGCGCAGACGCCCTGA